One window of the Methanobacteriaceae archaeon genome contains the following:
- the uvrB gene encoding excinuclease ABC subunit UvrB translates to MREFELVSNYKPLGDQPKAIKSLSEGVLSGMKHQTLLGVTGSGKTFTMACVVQEVQKPTLVISHNKTLAAQLYEEFRELFPNNAVEYFVSYYDYYQPEAYVPQSDTYIDKEASINEEIDMMRHSTTQSLLSRDDVIVVASVSCIYGIGAPEDYGNLLLKLEIGQEIDREDILSKLVEMQYERNDVDFTRGKFRVRGDVVEIFPAQGKTAIRVELFGDMVDGLAFIDHVRGKVTSELDKVIIFPAKHFVTSPDKMDKALKAIEEELEDRLRVLEAENKLLEAQRLEQRTRFDLEMLREMGYCNGIENYSMHISGREWGETPYSLLRYFGEDYLTIIDESHVTVPQIRGMYAGDRARKDVLVDYGFRLPSARENRPLNFEEFESLQNQVIYVSATPAKYELNLSSQVVEQIIRPTGLVDPEVKLHPVQGQVDHLLGEIRHKVKKNQRVLVTTLTKRMAEDLTDYYARAGVKVRYLHSEISTLERIDIIDDLRRGEFDCLVGVNLLREGLDLPEVGMVGILDADKEGFLRSETSLIQTIGRAARNVEGQVIIYADEITDSVRNAVDITNKRRKLQLKYNQEHNITPRSTERTLKEKTRKKDVIMREDVDKMPKDELRLLLKDLKEEMKKAAARLDFEEAAKIRDKILILEGVQD, encoded by the coding sequence ATGAGAGAATTTGAACTTGTATCTAATTATAAGCCCTTGGGGGATCAGCCTAAGGCAATTAAATCTTTATCTGAAGGTGTCCTGAGTGGGATGAAACACCAGACACTTTTGGGAGTTACTGGTTCTGGAAAAACTTTCACCATGGCTTGTGTGGTTCAGGAAGTTCAGAAACCAACCCTGGTAATTTCCCATAACAAAACCCTGGCAGCTCAACTGTACGAAGAGTTCAGGGAATTATTTCCCAATAATGCTGTGGAATATTTCGTCAGCTACTACGATTATTATCAACCAGAGGCATATGTACCTCAAAGTGACACTTACATTGATAAAGAGGCATCTATCAATGAAGAAATAGATATGATGCGGCATAGCACCACCCAATCGCTTTTGAGCAGAGATGACGTGATTGTGGTGGCCAGTGTGTCCTGTATTTATGGTATTGGTGCTCCTGAAGATTACGGGAATTTGCTGCTTAAACTTGAAATTGGACAGGAAATAGACCGGGAAGATATACTCTCTAAACTGGTTGAAATGCAGTATGAGCGTAATGATGTTGATTTTACCCGGGGAAAATTTAGAGTGCGGGGTGATGTGGTGGAGATTTTCCCGGCCCAGGGAAAAACTGCCATCCGGGTGGAACTTTTCGGTGATATGGTGGATGGTCTGGCATTCATCGATCATGTGCGGGGCAAGGTGACCAGTGAACTGGATAAAGTGATAATATTCCCAGCAAAGCATTTTGTTACTTCACCAGATAAAATGGACAAAGCCTTAAAGGCCATAGAAGAAGAACTTGAAGATAGATTAAGGGTGCTTGAGGCTGAAAATAAGTTATTGGAAGCACAGCGTCTGGAGCAGCGGACCAGATTCGATTTGGAAATGCTCAGAGAAATGGGTTACTGTAATGGTATTGAAAACTATAGCATGCACATCTCTGGTCGTGAATGGGGAGAAACACCTTACAGCCTCCTGCGTTACTTCGGAGAGGATTATCTTACCATCATTGACGAGTCCCATGTTACAGTGCCTCAGATTAGAGGGATGTATGCGGGTGATCGTGCGCGTAAGGATGTTTTAGTAGATTATGGCTTTCGATTACCTTCTGCTCGAGAGAATAGGCCTCTTAATTTTGAAGAATTTGAAAGTTTGCAGAATCAGGTGATATATGTTTCAGCCACCCCTGCAAAGTATGAATTGAATCTCTCCAGTCAAGTAGTGGAACAGATTATCAGACCTACGGGCCTGGTAGATCCAGAAGTGAAATTACACCCTGTGCAGGGGCAGGTGGACCATCTTCTGGGAGAAATCAGGCATAAAGTGAAAAAAAATCAGAGAGTTCTGGTTACCACCCTAACCAAACGTATGGCAGAAGACTTGACCGACTACTATGCTCGTGCTGGTGTAAAAGTTCGCTATCTTCACTCGGAGATAAGCACCCTGGAAAGGATTGATATTATCGATGATCTGCGCAGGGGTGAATTCGACTGTCTGGTGGGAGTTAACCTCCTGAGGGAGGGTTTGGACCTTCCAGAAGTAGGAATGGTGGGTATTTTAGATGCGGATAAAGAAGGATTCCTACGTTCAGAAACATCACTTATACAAACCATTGGCAGGGCTGCGCGTAATGTGGAAGGGCAGGTGATTATTTACGCTGATGAAATCACTGATTCCGTACGTAATGCAGTTGACATAACCAATAAGCGACGGAAATTGCAGTTAAAATATAACCAGGAACATAATATAACCCCCCGGAGTACAGAAAGAACTTTGAAAGAAAAGACCCGGAAAAAGGATGTTATTATGCGTGAAGATGTGGATAAAATGCCTAAAGATGAGCTGCGTCTTCTCTTAAAAGACCTAAAGGAAGAAATGAAGAAAGCAGCTGCCAGACTGGATTTTGAAGAGGCAGCCAAAATTCGTGACAAGATATTGATACTGGAAGGAGTTCAAGATTGA